The following are encoded in a window of Tessaracoccus flavescens genomic DNA:
- the carA gene encoding glutamine-hydrolyzing carbamoyl-phosphate synthase small subunit — protein sequence MSSLPALLVLEDGRVFRGRSFGAEGETFGELVFSTGMSGYQETLTDPSYHRQIVLATAPHIGNTGWNDEDNESSKIWVGGYIVRDPSPRPSNWRSRRSLDAELDRQGIVGISDIDTRALTRHIRDTGAMRVGISTTETNPEALLERVRKSPQMKGSDLSADVTTAETYVVPAVGEKRFTVAAIDLGIKAMTPTQLASRGIETHVLPATATLDDIRAAGADGVFFSNGPGDPATADQPVALLQQVLDAGLPYFGICFGNQLFGRALGFGTYKLKFGHRGINQPVIDRTTGKVEITAHNHGFAVDAPLDRATQTPYGEATVSHVCLNDDVVEGLELKRDGRLVGFSVQYHPEAAAGPHDANYLFDRFVDVMSAGKDA from the coding sequence ATGAGTTCCCTTCCTGCATTGTTGGTTTTGGAGGATGGGCGCGTATTTCGTGGCCGATCCTTCGGGGCAGAGGGAGAGACTTTCGGCGAGTTGGTGTTCTCCACCGGCATGTCCGGTTACCAGGAGACCCTGACCGACCCCAGCTACCACCGACAGATCGTGCTGGCCACGGCGCCGCACATCGGCAACACCGGCTGGAACGACGAGGACAACGAGTCCTCGAAGATCTGGGTCGGCGGCTACATCGTGCGCGACCCGTCGCCGCGACCGTCGAACTGGCGCAGCAGGCGCAGCCTCGACGCCGAGCTCGACCGCCAGGGGATCGTCGGGATCAGCGACATCGACACGAGGGCCCTCACCCGGCACATCCGCGACACCGGAGCCATGCGCGTCGGGATCTCCACCACGGAGACCAACCCGGAGGCGCTGCTCGAACGGGTCCGCAAGTCGCCCCAGATGAAGGGCTCCGACCTCTCCGCCGACGTGACCACCGCCGAGACATACGTCGTCCCGGCCGTGGGGGAGAAGCGCTTCACCGTGGCCGCCATCGACCTCGGCATCAAGGCCATGACGCCTACCCAACTCGCCTCCCGCGGCATCGAGACCCACGTCCTGCCCGCGACGGCGACCCTCGACGACATCCGCGCGGCCGGCGCCGACGGCGTCTTCTTCTCCAACGGCCCCGGCGACCCCGCCACGGCAGACCAGCCCGTCGCGCTGCTGCAGCAGGTCCTCGACGCGGGACTGCCGTACTTCGGCATCTGCTTCGGCAACCAGCTCTTCGGTCGCGCCCTCGGGTTCGGCACGTACAAGCTGAAGTTCGGCCACCGCGGCATCAACCAGCCGGTCATCGACCGCACCACCGGCAAGGTCGAGATCACCGCGCACAACCACGGCTTCGCCGTCGATGCGCCCCTCGACCGTGCGACCCAGACCCCCTACGGTGAGGCCACCGTCAGCCACGTCTGCCTCAACGACGATGTCGTCGAGGGCCTCGAACTCAAGCGCGACGGAAGGCTCGTCGGCTTCTCCGTCCAGTACCACCCGGAGGCCGCGGCAGGCCCCCACGACGCCAACTACCTCTTCGACCGCTTCGTCGACGTCATGTCGGCCGGGAAGGACGCCTGA
- the pyrF gene encoding orotidine-5'-phosphate decarboxylase yields MSYASRLAAAVADRGRLCVGIDPMPSVLDAWRLPHDVQGLERCSRAIVELLGDRIAVFKPQSAFFEAYGSRGIAVLEQVLTDIREAGALSLLDVKRGDIGSSMAGYADAYLGEDAPVRADAITLSPYLGVGSLRPAIDAAVAGGQGVYVLARTSNPDGAGIQLAATDRGSVAQLVVEEARELNVRSENAIGLVVGATHAEAGCRLDDFNGSILVPGIGAQGGTVEGLTSIFGAAIGRVLPTASREVIGHGPLEVRNRAQILTAEVHKLPLSDPNY; encoded by the coding sequence GTGAGCTACGCATCACGACTCGCCGCCGCCGTCGCAGACAGGGGACGCCTGTGCGTCGGCATCGACCCCATGCCGAGCGTCCTCGACGCCTGGCGGCTCCCACACGACGTGCAGGGCCTCGAGCGGTGCTCCCGCGCCATCGTCGAGCTGCTCGGTGACCGGATCGCGGTCTTCAAACCACAGTCGGCGTTCTTCGAGGCCTACGGCTCGCGCGGCATCGCGGTCCTCGAACAGGTGCTCACCGACATCCGTGAGGCGGGCGCCCTCTCCCTGCTCGACGTCAAGCGCGGCGACATCGGGTCCTCGATGGCCGGGTATGCCGACGCGTACCTCGGTGAGGACGCCCCGGTGCGCGCCGACGCCATCACGCTGAGCCCCTACCTGGGCGTCGGCTCTCTCCGGCCGGCCATCGACGCTGCGGTGGCCGGGGGACAGGGCGTCTACGTGCTCGCCCGCACCTCCAACCCCGACGGCGCAGGGATCCAGCTCGCCGCGACCGACCGGGGGAGCGTCGCCCAGCTCGTCGTCGAGGAGGCCCGTGAGCTGAACGTTCGCTCAGAAAACGCCATCGGACTCGTCGTCGGTGCGACGCACGCCGAGGCCGGCTGCAGGCTCGACGACTTCAACGGATCCATCCTCGTCCCGGGCATCGGCGCGCAGGGCGGGACCGTTGAGGGCCTGACAAGCATCTTCGGCGCGGCGATCGGTCGGGTTCTGCCTACGGCCAGCCGCGAGGTGATCGGTCACGGGCCCCTCGAGGTCCGGAACCGGGCGCAGATTCTAACTGCTGAGGTGCACAAACTTCCATTAAGTGACCCCAACTACTGA
- the mihF gene encoding integration host factor, actinobacterial type, which translates to MTIPQLSSEQLGAAREAATQARRARAELKDQVKNGDLTFNQALDKAVDDDTLSRIKVIDLLRAMPRVGVTRATEIMENLQIAPNRRIRGLGRHQVMRLNELFN; encoded by the coding sequence ATGACGATTCCTCAATTGAGCAGCGAACAGTTGGGAGCGGCCAGGGAAGCCGCCACCCAGGCGCGCCGCGCTCGCGCAGAGCTCAAGGATCAGGTCAAGAACGGCGACCTGACGTTCAACCAGGCGCTTGACAAGGCGGTCGACGACGACACGTTGTCGCGCATCAAGGTCATCGACCTGCTGCGCGCGATGCCGCGGGTGGGGGTGACACGGGCGACGGAGATCATGGAGAACCTTCAGATTGCTCCGAACCGCCGCATCCGTGGACTCGGCCGCCATCAGGTGATGCGACTCAACGAGTTGTTCAACTGA
- a CDS encoding quinone-dependent dihydroorotate dehydrogenase, which produces MSALGTRSLRSGYHLLRAGLFRYGGGDAERVHEAMLHWLERVPGGARAKLVDPVTVAGIEFPNRVGLAAGLDKDGVAAQAWARFGFGFAELGTVTAHAQPGNPKPRVFRAIASEGIVNRMGFNNHGAAELAATLRAKGVARGNRAVGIPLGISIGKTKSTPLGDATDDYLTSLRLLAPLADYIAVNVSSPNTPGLRSLQAAGELARLIGALTDEASELSKDRVPVMVKLAPDLTGSDLTETLAVLNDSAASGVIATNTTLGREHLVGPDARLEKEAGGLSGRPLTAKALAFVGRLADATRLPVIGVGGIMSPADGARMFDAGAELVQLYTGFIFEGPALVAGINDLRRNT; this is translated from the coding sequence GTGAGCGCCCTCGGCACCCGCTCGCTGCGCTCGGGGTACCACCTCCTGCGCGCCGGCCTCTTCCGCTACGGCGGGGGAGACGCCGAGCGGGTGCACGAGGCGATGCTGCACTGGCTTGAGCGGGTGCCCGGGGGCGCCCGCGCCAAGCTGGTCGACCCCGTCACCGTCGCGGGCATCGAGTTCCCGAACCGGGTAGGCCTCGCCGCGGGCCTGGACAAGGACGGGGTCGCCGCGCAGGCATGGGCCAGGTTCGGGTTCGGGTTCGCCGAGCTCGGCACCGTCACCGCCCACGCCCAGCCGGGCAACCCCAAGCCCCGCGTCTTCCGGGCCATCGCCAGCGAGGGCATCGTCAACCGGATGGGCTTCAACAACCACGGCGCGGCGGAGCTGGCGGCTACCCTGCGGGCCAAGGGCGTCGCCCGCGGCAACCGGGCGGTCGGCATCCCGCTCGGCATCTCCATCGGCAAGACGAAGTCGACCCCGCTCGGCGACGCCACCGACGACTACCTGACGTCGCTGCGGCTGCTGGCCCCGCTCGCCGACTACATCGCAGTCAACGTCTCCAGCCCCAACACTCCGGGCCTGCGCAGCCTGCAGGCCGCAGGCGAGCTGGCCCGCCTGATCGGCGCCCTGACCGACGAGGCCAGCGAGCTGTCGAAGGATCGCGTCCCGGTCATGGTCAAGCTCGCCCCCGACCTGACGGGCAGCGACCTCACCGAGACCCTCGCCGTCCTGAACGACTCGGCGGCGAGCGGAGTCATCGCCACCAACACGACGCTCGGCCGCGAGCACCTCGTCGGTCCGGACGCGCGGCTCGAGAAGGAGGCGGGCGGGCTCAGCGGACGGCCGCTCACCGCCAAGGCCCTCGCCTTCGTCGGGCGGCTCGCCGACGCGACGCGGCTGCCGGTGATCGGGGTCGGCGGCATCATGAGCCCGGCCGACGGTGCCCGCATGTTTGACGCCGGAGCCGAGCTCGTCCAGCTCTACACCGGCTTCATCTTCGAAGGGCCGGCCCTCGTGGCCGGGATCAACGACCTCAGGAGGAACACGTGA
- the gmk gene encoding guanylate kinase, whose translation MTTSHVWVISGPSAVGKGTVCARLKELHPELFYSVSMTTREPRPGEIDGVSYRFVGVEEFKSLIEEGEFLEWAVVHGTDFYGTPRRPVLEALEAGKQVILEIDLQGARQVKQNLPEAKLVFLTPPSWDELVHRLQGRGTEDPAAQERRLATAKVELDAIAEADHIIENRDLEVTVATLVSLLGL comes from the coding sequence GTGACCACCTCGCATGTGTGGGTGATCTCCGGGCCGAGTGCTGTCGGTAAGGGAACCGTCTGCGCCCGGCTCAAGGAGCTCCACCCCGAACTCTTCTACTCCGTGTCCATGACCACGCGCGAACCCCGGCCGGGGGAGATCGACGGCGTCAGCTACCGGTTCGTCGGCGTCGAGGAGTTCAAGTCGCTCATCGAGGAGGGCGAGTTCCTCGAGTGGGCCGTCGTCCACGGCACCGACTTCTACGGCACGCCCCGCCGCCCCGTGCTCGAGGCGCTGGAGGCGGGCAAGCAGGTCATCCTGGAGATCGACCTCCAGGGGGCGCGTCAGGTCAAGCAGAACCTGCCAGAGGCGAAGCTGGTGTTCCTGACCCCGCCATCGTGGGACGAGCTCGTGCACCGCCTGCAGGGCCGCGGAACCGAGGACCCGGCAGCCCAGGAGCGCCGCCTCGCCACCGCAAAGGTCGAGCTCGACGCGATCGCCGAGGCCGACCACATCATCGAGAATCGCGACCTCGAGGTTACCGTGGCAACTCTGGTAAGCTTGCTGGGCTTGTGA
- the rpoZ gene encoding DNA-directed RNA polymerase subunit omega: MNTQPEGITNPPIDNLLQDIDSKYRLVLIAAKRARQINAYYSQLGEGLLENVGPMVPAAPEEKPLSIALREMNEGLLQFTEIDPAAEEAARASEAADPAFSFVDPFAETDPAS; encoded by the coding sequence TTGAACACTCAGCCTGAAGGCATCACCAACCCGCCGATCGACAACCTGCTTCAGGACATCGACTCGAAGTACCGACTCGTGCTGATCGCTGCCAAGCGTGCGCGCCAGATCAACGCCTACTACTCGCAGCTCGGCGAAGGGCTGCTTGAGAACGTCGGTCCGATGGTGCCCGCGGCCCCCGAGGAGAAGCCCCTTTCGATCGCTCTGCGTGAGATGAACGAGGGCCTCCTGCAGTTCACCGAGATCGACCCCGCCGCAGAGGAGGCCGCGCGCGCCTCCGAGGCCGCCGATCCTGCGTTCTCCTTCGTCGACCCGTTCGCGGAGACCGACCCCGCGTCCTGA
- the carB gene encoding carbamoyl-phosphate synthase large subunit, which produces MPRRTDISSILVIGSGPIVIGQACEFDYSGTQACRVLREEGFRVILVNSNPATIMTDPDFADATYVEPITPEFVEAVIAKERPDAVLATLGGQTALNTAVSLHENGVLEKYGVELIGASIDAIQRGEDREQFKEIVLGLTDIPGGAPEVARSEICNTMDEVLAAAGKLGYPVVVRPSFTMGGVGSGFAHDEAELRNIAGAGLAASPVTEVLIEESILGWKEYELEVMRDKADNVVIVCSIENFDPMGVHTGDSITVAPAMTLTDREYQYMRDVGIGVIRAVGVDTGGCNIQFAINPVDGRMIVIEMNPRVSRSSALASKATGFPIAKIAAKVAVGYTLDEIPNDITRETPASFEPSLDYVIVKIPRFAFEKFPAADPFLTTHMKSVGEAMGIGRNFTEALGKALRSLENPAAPFEFGTELEPLDEILESASRPHDGRIQDVMKALRAGASVEQVFEATRIDPWFLDQLVIILDVAKEVEEADELTPDLLRRAKRHGLSDEQIARLRNLSTDVVRGVRWALGIRPVYKSVDTCAGEFAASTPYLYSSYDEENEVPSRTKEAVLILGSGPNRIGQGIEFDYSCVHATMALREAGYETVMINCNPETVSTDYDTSDRLYFEPLTAEDVLEIYHAELKAGPVAGVICQLGGQTPLKLAQTLKDAGVPIVGTSPEAINLAEERGAFGRVLANAGLTAPKHGMAASADEAKAIAKEIGYPVLVRPSYVLGGRGMQIVYNDDALETYVAKATEVSQDQPVLVDRFLDDAVEIDVDALFDGTDLYIGGVMEHIEEAGIHSGDSACSLPPITLGDAVIEQIRNDTLAIAEGVGVRGLLNIQYALHADTLYVLEANPRASRTVPFVSKATNTSLAKAAALVMLGSTIAELRASGVLRADGDGSTPLPGAPVAVKEAVMPFNRFRTSTGAFVDTLLGPEMRSTGEVMGLSDNFGTAYAKSQAAGGGPLPTGGTIFVSIADRDKRHAIWPIKRLVDLGFTVLATRGTASVLRRNGIDAREVLKLSEMNDGEQGPSIVELINSGQIDLIFNTPEGSSSGESTREDGYLIRTAAVLADVPLVTTVPGLGAATQGIESLQRGEIEVRSLQDWAKQ; this is translated from the coding sequence ATGCCCCGTCGCACAGACATCTCGTCGATCCTCGTCATCGGGTCCGGCCCGATCGTCATCGGCCAGGCGTGCGAGTTCGACTACTCCGGCACGCAGGCCTGCCGCGTGCTGCGCGAGGAGGGGTTCCGGGTCATCCTGGTCAACTCCAACCCGGCCACCATCATGACCGACCCCGACTTCGCCGACGCCACCTACGTCGAGCCGATCACCCCGGAGTTCGTCGAGGCCGTCATCGCCAAGGAACGCCCCGACGCGGTGCTAGCCACCCTCGGCGGCCAGACGGCGCTGAACACGGCCGTGTCGCTGCACGAGAACGGCGTGCTCGAGAAGTACGGCGTCGAGTTGATCGGCGCCTCGATCGACGCGATCCAGCGCGGCGAGGACCGCGAGCAGTTCAAGGAGATCGTGCTCGGCCTCACCGACATCCCCGGCGGCGCCCCCGAGGTCGCCCGCTCCGAGATCTGCAACACCATGGACGAGGTGCTCGCCGCTGCCGGGAAGCTCGGCTACCCGGTCGTCGTGCGGCCTTCGTTCACCATGGGCGGCGTCGGCTCCGGCTTCGCCCACGACGAGGCCGAGTTGCGCAACATCGCGGGCGCCGGCCTCGCCGCCTCGCCCGTCACGGAGGTCCTGATCGAGGAGTCGATCCTCGGCTGGAAGGAGTACGAGCTGGAGGTGATGCGCGACAAGGCCGACAACGTCGTGATCGTGTGCTCCATCGAGAACTTCGACCCCATGGGCGTCCACACCGGCGACTCGATCACCGTGGCGCCCGCGATGACGCTGACCGACCGCGAATACCAGTACATGCGCGACGTCGGTATCGGCGTGATCCGCGCCGTCGGCGTCGACACCGGCGGCTGCAACATCCAGTTCGCGATCAACCCGGTCGACGGCCGCATGATCGTGATCGAGATGAACCCGCGCGTCTCCAGGTCGTCGGCACTCGCCTCGAAGGCGACGGGCTTCCCGATCGCCAAGATCGCCGCCAAGGTGGCCGTCGGTTACACCCTCGACGAGATCCCCAACGACATCACCCGCGAGACCCCGGCCAGCTTCGAGCCGAGCCTCGACTACGTGATCGTCAAGATCCCGCGCTTCGCGTTCGAGAAGTTCCCGGCCGCCGATCCGTTCCTGACGACCCACATGAAGTCGGTCGGCGAGGCGATGGGCATCGGCCGCAACTTCACCGAGGCGCTGGGCAAGGCGCTGCGCTCCCTGGAGAACCCGGCGGCGCCGTTCGAGTTCGGCACCGAGCTCGAACCCCTCGACGAGATCCTCGAGTCGGCCTCCCGGCCGCACGACGGCCGCATCCAGGACGTCATGAAGGCGCTGCGGGCAGGCGCGAGCGTCGAGCAGGTCTTCGAAGCCACCCGGATCGACCCCTGGTTCCTCGACCAGCTCGTGATCATCCTCGACGTCGCGAAGGAGGTCGAGGAGGCCGACGAGCTCACCCCCGACCTGCTGCGCCGCGCCAAGCGCCACGGCCTGTCCGACGAGCAGATTGCCCGCCTGCGCAACCTCTCCACCGACGTCGTGCGCGGCGTGCGCTGGGCGCTCGGCATCCGCCCCGTCTACAAGTCGGTCGACACCTGCGCAGGTGAGTTCGCGGCCAGCACGCCGTACCTCTACTCGTCCTACGACGAGGAGAACGAGGTGCCCTCCCGCACCAAGGAGGCCGTGCTGATCCTCGGCTCCGGCCCCAACCGCATCGGCCAGGGCATCGAGTTCGACTACTCGTGCGTCCACGCCACCATGGCGCTGCGCGAGGCCGGCTACGAGACCGTCATGATCAACTGCAACCCCGAGACCGTCTCCACCGACTACGACACCTCGGACCGGCTCTACTTCGAGCCGCTCACCGCCGAGGACGTGCTGGAGATCTACCACGCCGAACTCAAGGCCGGCCCCGTCGCGGGCGTCATCTGCCAGCTCGGCGGTCAGACCCCGCTGAAGCTCGCCCAGACGCTCAAGGACGCGGGCGTGCCCATCGTCGGCACCTCTCCCGAGGCGATCAACCTCGCCGAGGAGCGCGGCGCCTTCGGGCGGGTGCTCGCCAACGCGGGCCTGACCGCCCCGAAGCACGGCATGGCGGCCTCCGCCGACGAGGCCAAGGCCATCGCGAAGGAGATCGGCTACCCGGTCCTCGTGCGGCCGAGCTACGTGCTCGGTGGACGCGGCATGCAGATCGTCTACAACGACGACGCCCTCGAGACCTACGTCGCGAAGGCGACGGAGGTCAGCCAGGACCAGCCCGTCCTGGTCGACCGGTTCCTCGACGACGCGGTGGAGATCGACGTCGACGCGCTCTTCGACGGCACCGACCTCTACATCGGCGGCGTGATGGAGCACATCGAGGAGGCGGGCATCCACTCCGGTGACTCGGCCTGCTCGCTTCCGCCGATCACGCTCGGGGACGCCGTGATCGAGCAGATCCGCAACGACACCCTCGCCATCGCGGAGGGAGTCGGGGTGAGGGGGCTGCTGAACATCCAGTACGCGCTGCACGCCGACACCCTGTACGTGCTCGAGGCCAACCCGCGCGCCTCCCGCACCGTCCCCTTCGTCTCGAAGGCCACCAACACCTCACTTGCGAAGGCGGCGGCCCTCGTCATGCTCGGCAGCACCATCGCCGAGCTGCGCGCCTCCGGTGTGCTGAGGGCCGACGGCGACGGGTCGACCCCGCTGCCCGGTGCCCCGGTCGCGGTGAAGGAGGCCGTGATGCCGTTCAACCGGTTCCGCACCTCCACCGGTGCCTTCGTCGACACGCTGCTCGGCCCCGAGATGCGCTCCACGGGAGAGGTGATGGGCCTCAGCGACAACTTCGGCACCGCCTACGCCAAGTCCCAGGCCGCAGGCGGCGGTCCGCTGCCGACGGGTGGGACGATCTTCGTCTCGATCGCCGACCGCGACAAGCGCCACGCCATCTGGCCGATCAAGCGGCTCGTTGACCTCGGCTTCACGGTGCTCGCCACCCGCGGCACCGCCTCCGTGCTGCGCCGCAACGGGATCGACGCAAGGGAGGTCCTGAAGCTCTCCGAGATGAATGACGGCGAGCAGGGGCCCAGCATCGTGGAGCTGATCAACTCCGGTCAGATCGATCTGATCTTCAACACCCCGGAGGGCTCCTCGTCGGGTGAGAGCACCCGCGAGGACGGCTACCTGATCCGCACCGCAGCCGTGCTGGCCGACGTGCCGCTCGTGACGACCGTCCCCGGCCTCGGCGCGGCGACCCAGGGCATCGAGTCGCTGCAACGCGGCGAGATCGAGGTCCGCTCGCTCCAGGACTGGGCGAAGCAGTGA